The Ahaetulla prasina isolate Xishuangbanna chromosome 4, ASM2864084v1, whole genome shotgun sequence genome has a window encoding:
- the LOC131196734 gene encoding 7-alpha-hydroxycholest-4-en-3-one 12-alpha-hydroxylase yields the protein MSFWVAVVVALGVGLLGVLYLTGFFRRRRDNEPPLDKGLIPWLGHALHFRNDNMDFLKTMQKKHGDIFTTLIAGQYFTFLMDPLSFSGIVKEARSKLDFISFAAELVLRVFRFEASQETHKIIEVSSAKHLKGEGLVVMTQAMMDALQTVLLQWQESSQKDPKSWKEDGLFHFCYNTVFRAGYLALYGTEPSEKQNEKLKQKDQQHTEEVYVEFRKYDKLFPRLSYALLTPSEWGQVKKIWNYFWQMLSVKNVYQKDNISRWVSDQAQQLAESGTSDEMRDRFMFLLLWAAQGNTGPASFWLLEYLMKHPKAMEEVKKEIEEVVKKSGQEVASRQKPLNVTKEMLSQTPILDSAVEETLRLVTAPLLVRLVLQDMDFKLHHGKSYLLRKGDKIALFPYLSAHMDPEIHQEPQAFKYDRFLSQNGDKKEFFKNGEKVKYFTMPWGAGTSMCPGRYFATNEIKLFAFLMLACFDLELTNQQEEIPAINKTRYGFGVMQPMNDVQFRYRCQC from the coding sequence ATGTCCTTCTGGGTGGCAGTCGTGGTTGCCTTGGGAGTTGGTCTTTTGGGGGTCCTGTACCTGACGGGCTTCTTCCGCCGAAGACGAGACAATGAACCTCCTTTGGACAAAGGGCTTATTCCATGGCTAGGACATGCGCTGCACTTCCGAAACGACAATATGGATTTCCTGAAAACAATGCAGAAGAAACACGGGGACATCTTCACCACCTTGATCGCAGGGCAGTATTTTACCTTCTTGATGGACCCGTTGTCCTTCAGTGGCATCGTCAAGGAAGCCCGAAGTAAACTGGATTTTATTTCGTTTGCAGCGGAGCTGGTCCTCAGGGTGTTTCGATTTGAGGCCTCCCAGGAGACACACAAGATCATCGAAGTCTCCAGCGCAAAACATCTGAAGGGGGAAGGCCTGGTGGTGATGACCCAAGCCATGATGGATGCTTTGCAGACCGTCTTACTCCAGTGGCAAGAAAGCTCCCAAAAAGATCCAAAATCCTGGAAAGAAGACGGTTTGTTCCACTTTTGTTACAACACGGTCTTCAGAGCCGGCTACCTGGCTCTGTACGGCACCGAACCCAGTGAAAAACAGAACGAGAAATTGAAACAGAAAGACCAGCAGCACACCGAAGAGGTGTACGTCGAATTTCGCAAATATGACAAGCTCTTCCCGCGCCTCTCGTACGCCTTGTTGACCCCGTCGGAGTGGGGCCAAGTGAAGAAAATCTGGAACTACTTCTGGCAGATGCTTTCGGTGAAGAACGTCTACCAGAAGGACAACATCAGCCGGTGGGTCAGCGACCAGGCTCAACAGCTAGCCGAAAGTGGGACATCCGACGAGATGAGGGACCGGTTCATGTTCCTGCTCCTTTGGGCCGCTCAAGGTAACACCGGTCCAGCttccttctggctcctggagtacCTGATGAAGCATCCCAAAGCCATGGAAGAGGTCAAGAAGGAGATTGAGGAGGTGGTGAAGAAGTCAGGCCAAGAGGTGGCCTCCCGCCAGAAGCCCTTGAACGTCACCAAGGAGATGCTAAGCCAAACGCCCATCCTGGACAGCGCCGTAGAAGAGACCTTGAGGTTGGTGACGGCCCCGTTGTTGGTCCGGCTGGTTTTACAAGACATGGACTTCAAGCTCCACCACGGGAAGTCCTACCTGCTGCGGAAAGGCGACAAAATCGCCCTCTTCCCTTACCTCTCAGCCCACATGGACCCCGAAATCCACCAGGAGCCCCAGGCCTTCAAATATGACCGTTTCCTCAGCCAAAACGGCGACaaaaaggaattttttaaaaatggtgagaAGGTAAAGTATTTCACCATGCCTTGGGGGGCTGGGACCTCCATGTGTCCTGGCCGTTACTTCGCCACCAACGAAATCAAGCTTTTCGCCTTTCTGATGCTGGCTTGTTTCGATCTGGAGCTGACCAATCAGCAAGAGGAGATCCCTGCCATAAACAAGACCCGCTATGGGTTTGGGGTGATGCAACCCATGAATGATGTCCAGTTTAGGTACCGTTGCCAATGCTAA